A genome region from Pseudomonas sp. S06B 330 includes the following:
- the chrA gene encoding chromate efflux transporter — translation MPSTEQCRPWQVFLIFLRLGLTSFGGPVAHLGYFRTEFVTRRHWLSERGYADLVALCQFLPGPASSQVGIALGLSQAGYRGALAAWVGFTLPSALALMLIAQGITEAGQAMPDGIVHGLKVAAVAIVAQAVWGMGRNLCPDLPRITVMVVASCWVLLMPSAWMQVGVIAVAGVLGLFIFKPDQPADHDALPVTVSRRAGLYWLTLFFILLMGLPLLNALWSSQTLSLLAAFYRSGALVFGGGHVVLPLLQAEVVPSGWVSNETFLAGYGITQAMPGPLFTFAAFLGASMQSAPSGWLGGLLCLVAIFAPSFFLVFGTLPFWEQMRRNLRMQAAMQGFNAAVVGLLLAALYQSVWITAIVQPQDVVLALVALMALMVWKLPPWQVVIMCALAGWLSVR, via the coding sequence ATGCCCTCCACCGAACAATGCCGTCCTTGGCAGGTCTTTCTGATTTTTCTGCGTTTGGGGCTGACGTCCTTCGGCGGACCGGTTGCCCATCTTGGCTATTTTCGTACTGAATTCGTGACGCGCCGCCACTGGCTAAGCGAGCGTGGCTACGCGGACCTGGTCGCGCTCTGTCAGTTCTTGCCCGGCCCCGCCAGCAGTCAGGTCGGTATCGCCTTGGGGCTGTCGCAGGCGGGCTATCGTGGCGCACTGGCCGCCTGGGTCGGCTTTACATTGCCCTCGGCGCTGGCCCTGATGCTCATTGCGCAGGGCATTACCGAGGCCGGCCAGGCGATGCCCGATGGCATCGTTCATGGCTTGAAAGTCGCCGCGGTGGCGATTGTCGCCCAGGCGGTGTGGGGCATGGGGCGCAACCTTTGCCCGGATTTACCGCGTATCACCGTGATGGTCGTGGCCAGTTGCTGGGTGTTGCTGATGCCGTCCGCCTGGATGCAGGTGGGGGTGATTGCAGTGGCGGGTGTACTGGGGCTGTTCATCTTTAAGCCGGATCAACCCGCGGACCACGACGCCTTGCCCGTCACGGTCAGCCGCCGCGCCGGGCTGTACTGGCTAACGCTGTTTTTTATACTGCTGATGGGTTTACCGCTGCTGAACGCGCTCTGGTCCAGCCAGACCCTTAGTTTACTGGCTGCGTTCTACCGCAGTGGCGCGCTGGTGTTCGGCGGTGGTCATGTGGTGCTGCCCCTGCTGCAGGCCGAGGTAGTGCCAAGTGGCTGGGTCAGCAATGAAACGTTCCTTGCCGGCTACGGCATTACCCAAGCGATGCCTGGACCGCTGTTCACTTTCGCTGCGTTTCTCGGCGCCTCCATGCAAAGCGCACCGTCGGGTTGGCTGGGAGGCTTGCTGTGCCTGGTTGCGATCTTTGCGCCATCGTTCTTTCTGGTGTTTGGCACGTTGCCGTTCTGGGAGCAGATGCGGCGCAACCTGCGCATGCAGGCGGCGATGCAGGGCTTCAATGCAGCGGTGGTGGGGCTGCTGCTGGCGGCGCTCTATCAGTCCGTGTGGATCACTGCCATCGTCCAGCCACAGGATGTTGTTCTGGCCCTGGTCGCATTGATGGCGCTGATGGTCTGGAAGCTGCCACCTTGGCAGGTGGTGATTATGTGCGCGCTGGCTGGGTGGTTGTCGGTGCGGTAA
- a CDS encoding DUF7693 family protein gives MLMLTAREVYQQLRDAAQGIRPLRRLGAEVDIDGWRMTLDFDGARLHHCLRCQSVDGRQGSLDSWPRDTDPVSLLSTWELAQIEHLLVTAPTTTQPART, from the coding sequence ATGCTCATGCTTACCGCGCGCGAGGTCTACCAACAATTGCGCGACGCCGCCCAGGGCATTCGCCCTTTACGCCGCCTGGGTGCAGAAGTCGATATTGACGGTTGGCGCATGACACTGGACTTCGACGGCGCTCGCCTGCATCACTGTCTGCGTTGTCAGAGTGTCGATGGCCGCCAGGGTTCGCTCGACAGTTGGCCCCGCGATACCGACCCGGTCAGCTTGCTCAGTACCTGGGAATTGGCTCAGATCGAACACCTGCTGGTTACCGCACCGACAACCACCCAGCCAGCGCGCACATAA
- a CDS encoding MarR family winged helix-turn-helix transcriptional regulator, whose protein sequence is MLFDLLERLSSLTRVWFRQHPLLADLQPIQLSALLYLARCNRYSNTPLAVTEYLGLTKGTVSQSLKALEGKGLISKTQDAADKRSVHLSLTAPARALLAAVMPPDFLATANARMGARGQDLERLLGELLRTIQRQENVPGFGLCKTCRFHRKTATGGFCQLTQEPLAAAERELICREHQLAETTE, encoded by the coding sequence GTGCTATTCGACCTGTTGGAAAGGCTGTCGAGCCTGACCCGCGTCTGGTTTCGCCAGCACCCGCTGCTGGCCGACCTGCAGCCAATACAGCTGAGTGCTTTGTTGTACCTGGCGCGCTGCAACCGCTATTCGAATACGCCGCTGGCGGTCACTGAGTACCTGGGGTTGACCAAGGGCACAGTCTCGCAATCGCTCAAGGCACTGGAAGGCAAAGGTCTGATCAGCAAAACGCAGGATGCGGCAGACAAACGCAGCGTGCACCTGAGCCTGACTGCACCTGCGCGGGCGTTGCTCGCGGCGGTGATGCCCCCGGACTTTCTCGCGACAGCGAATGCGCGGATGGGGGCGCGTGGTCAGGATCTGGAGCGTTTGCTCGGCGAATTGCTGCGCACTATCCAGCGCCAGGAAAACGTACCGGGCTTCGGCCTGTGCAAGACCTGCCGATTTCATCGCAAGACTGCCACTGGAGGCTTTTGCCAACTGACCCAGGAGCCATTGGCCGCAGCCGAGCGCGAATTGATTTGCCGCGAGCATCAGCTCGCCGAAACGACGGAGTAA
- a CDS encoding MOSC domain-containing protein: protein MTATPFTLDAVLTGKAVAYTRPGSCSAIDKQLRTGELTVNELGLGGDEQGDLRVHGGKDKAIHHYPREHYALWAGELGAQTLLQAPGAFGENFSTYGCTEQTVCLGDRFRVGTALLEISQGRMPCWKLNDRFGVKDMSLRVQQTGRTGWYYRVLEEGVLAAGASFELIARPHPHWSVARLSAVLFDKQVDVAVIRQCLELPLAPSWRRTLERRLEKAAVEDWSPRLLGPQA from the coding sequence ATGACCGCCACCCCCTTCACACTTGACGCGGTACTGACCGGCAAGGCCGTGGCCTACACCCGGCCAGGCTCCTGCAGCGCCATTGATAAGCAACTGCGCACCGGCGAGCTGACGGTGAACGAGCTTGGCCTGGGCGGCGACGAGCAGGGTGACCTGCGGGTCCACGGTGGCAAGGACAAGGCCATCCACCACTACCCACGCGAGCACTATGCACTGTGGGCTGGCGAGCTGGGCGCGCAGACGTTGTTGCAAGCACCAGGCGCCTTTGGTGAAAACTTCAGCACCTATGGCTGCACCGAACAGACGGTATGCCTGGGTGATCGTTTTCGCGTGGGCACGGCATTGTTGGAGATCTCCCAGGGGCGCATGCCGTGCTGGAAGCTCAATGATCGTTTTGGGGTCAAGGACATGTCGCTACGAGTTCAACAGACGGGGCGTACAGGCTGGTATTACCGAGTGCTGGAGGAGGGTGTGCTGGCCGCGGGGGCATCATTTGAGTTAATTGCTCGTCCGCATCCGCACTGGTCGGTGGCGCGCTTGTCAGCGGTGTTGTTCGACAAGCAGGTGGATGTAGCGGTGATTCGCCAGTGCCTGGAATTGCCCCTGGCGCCTTCCTGGCGGCGCACTCTTGAGCGCCGCCTGGAAAAAGCTGCAGTGGAGGACTGGTCGCCACGCCTGCTGGGACCGCAGGCGTGA
- a CDS encoding NAD(P)-dependent alcohol dehydrogenase, translating into MSRMKAAIFVEKNRIVLDEKPIPEVGPSDALLRITTTTLCGTDVHILRGEYPVAKGLTIGHEPVGIIEKLGSQVQGFTEGQRVIAGAITPSGHSYACLCGCASQDGPGTPHGFRPAGGWKFGNTIDGCQAEYVLVPDAMANLSPIPDGLSDEQVLMCPDIMSTGFSGAERGGVRIGDTVAVFALGPIGLCAVAGARLMGATTVIGVDTVAARLTVARQLGATHVVDFKQGNVVEQIMALTRGRGVDVAIEALGTQSTFESALRVLRPGGTLSSLGVYSSDLTIPLSAFGAGLGDYSIVSTLCPGGKERMRRLMEVVGSGSVDLKPLVTHRFKLDDIEAAYELFAHQRDGVMKVAITP; encoded by the coding sequence ATGTCCCGCATGAAAGCGGCAATCTTCGTTGAAAAGAACCGTATTGTTCTGGATGAAAAACCTATCCCCGAGGTAGGCCCTTCCGACGCGCTGCTGCGCATCACCACTACCACCCTGTGCGGCACCGACGTGCATATCCTGCGCGGTGAGTACCCCGTCGCCAAAGGCCTGACCATCGGTCATGAGCCGGTGGGCATCATTGAAAAGCTCGGAAGTCAGGTCCAGGGGTTCACTGAGGGCCAGCGGGTTATCGCTGGCGCCATCACCCCCAGTGGCCATAGCTACGCCTGCCTGTGTGGCTGTGCGTCTCAGGATGGGCCCGGTACGCCCCACGGATTTCGCCCTGCCGGCGGCTGGAAGTTCGGTAACACCATCGATGGTTGTCAGGCCGAGTACGTGTTGGTGCCCGATGCCATGGCCAACCTCTCGCCCATTCCCGACGGCCTGAGCGATGAACAGGTGCTGATGTGCCCGGACATCATGTCCACCGGGTTTTCCGGTGCCGAGCGCGGCGGCGTACGCATTGGTGACACGGTGGCGGTGTTCGCCCTGGGTCCCATTGGCTTGTGCGCCGTTGCCGGGGCTCGCTTGATGGGCGCAACCACTGTTATCGGGGTCGACACCGTTGCCGCACGCCTGACCGTCGCCCGCCAGTTGGGCGCCACCCATGTAGTGGATTTCAAGCAGGGCAATGTGGTGGAGCAAATCATGGCCCTGACCCGCGGTCGCGGTGTGGATGTGGCCATTGAAGCATTGGGCACCCAGTCGACCTTTGAGTCTGCCCTGCGTGTTTTGCGCCCCGGCGGTACTCTGTCGAGCTTGGGCGTGTATTCGTCAGACCTGACCATCCCGCTTTCGGCGTTTGGCGCGGGCTTGGGCGACTACAGCATCGTCAGCACTCTGTGCCCCGGTGGCAAGGAGCGGATGCGGCGGTTGATGGAAGTGGTCGGCAGTGGCAGCGTCGACCTCAAGCCCTTGGTCACCCACCGCTTCAAGCTCGACGATATCGAAGCCGCCTACGAGTTGTTCGCGCACCAGCGCGATGGCGTGATGAAGGTCGCGATCACTCCTTAA
- a CDS encoding gamma-glutamyl-gamma-aminobutyrate hydrolase family protein, translated as MPNSNIGNKKQTLRKPVVLMTMGAQERKGHNYQVMTHKYIVPLVEHAGCVPVLVPTCCGVDELETYLDMADGVYLTGAGSNIDPALYGQENETPGKAQDRDRDLFDLPLVKRAIERGLPIFGICRGMQEINVALGGDIYQKVYAETGFNDHRENPDDPVDVQYSAVHSVRLEQGSWLQKLLQSDEIRVNSLHGQGLKNLGKGIEPLARAEDGLVEAIHAPSLSPFLFAVQWHPEWQAAQNPDSVKMFEAFGEACRQQVAKAQGVKKYSTAA; from the coding sequence ATGCCCAACAGCAACATTGGCAATAAGAAACAAACCCTTCGCAAACCCGTCGTGCTGATGACCATGGGCGCCCAAGAGCGCAAAGGTCACAACTATCAGGTCATGACCCACAAATACATCGTGCCGCTGGTTGAACATGCCGGTTGCGTACCGGTACTGGTACCGACCTGCTGCGGCGTCGACGAGCTCGAAACCTACCTGGACATGGCCGATGGTGTTTACTTGACCGGTGCCGGTAGCAATATCGATCCGGCGCTGTACGGCCAGGAGAACGAAACCCCAGGCAAAGCCCAGGACCGCGATCGCGACCTGTTCGACCTGCCACTGGTCAAACGGGCAATCGAGCGTGGCCTGCCGATCTTCGGCATCTGCCGTGGCATGCAGGAAATCAACGTAGCCCTGGGTGGCGATATCTACCAGAAGGTCTACGCCGAAACGGGCTTCAACGATCACCGGGAAAACCCCGACGATCCGGTCGACGTGCAATACAGCGCTGTTCACAGCGTACGTCTGGAGCAAGGCAGCTGGTTGCAGAAGTTGCTGCAAAGCGACGAGATCCGCGTCAACTCGCTGCACGGTCAGGGCCTGAAAAACCTCGGTAAAGGCATTGAGCCACTGGCGCGCGCGGAAGATGGCCTGGTAGAGGCTATCCATGCCCCAAGCCTGTCGCCTTTCTTGTTCGCCGTGCAATGGCACCCGGAATGGCAAGCTGCGCAGAACCCGGACTCGGTGAAGATGTTCGAGGCCTTCGGTGAAGCCTGCCGCCAGCAAGTGGCCAAGGCTCAAGGCGTGAAGAAGTACAGCACAGCTGCCTGA